Genomic window (Arctopsyche grandis isolate Sample6627 chromosome 5, ASM5162203v2, whole genome shotgun sequence):
acgattttgctggtttgaaatgtataacaaaaattctaaaataagaaGGAGCTactaaattataatatgatatatgtactttcaaataaattctaaaatatataccttaatctaaattacagggacaaaattaaaaaaaaaaaccttttatgcacagtaaatacaatgatttattatgttttcaacacattatacataaacatattcttgaatatatattataatatatagatgacatatagaaaatgttatacaatataacaaagataaacaaataatgttaccgacgatttatgtatgtagatgagatgtaacaagttcataataaaatgacgaattcacttTTAGATACCGTCCATATTAAAGATGATTATTCATAATGTTTCTTAGATCTGTCTGTAACGCGATAGATTTCATAACGACAAGGATTTCTTTAATAGATGATATTAGAaactttttatttcagtagatGGTGAACGAAatgttaatgaaataaattattttagtcaCCGCTTTGTCCAtgttatatactcgtatatataatTGGTATTAGTTTGTCACCGGACTGATACCAAAATATTCAATACCCTGTAATTCATTTCATTGCATTCtttcaatacaaacattttcattaaacatctgaattatgtttttattcTAAATCGGCTATTCAGTACATAAGTAAGTATATGAAatgaagacatacatatgtatgtactaaaatcTGTTGGTAACGCGATAGATTTAAGAGGgatggacagcagcgccttgtccatacaaacgtactatacttctccctacctcaattatggcactagagaaattattttttaatatgctatggatatccaccattggggtgcatctatcgttttatttttttgatttattattttttataggagctaggagccgccaaacatctataaaatcgcctcttttttacacccacgaaaagagtctagcgtggttatttaacggtcgatttttaaaaaaatacgccgatagatgcacagaaaatatctttctcataccgatgatgaaattttgccATCGTAAGACAATAGCCAAGTCTTACGATGgcattgtaggaatctcgtcatcgtcatcgtcatcgaaacattcgagaatattccgcaacaacaaactacattcccgaaaaccagacgtcgcacacctgcaaccattatattaaactcaagcggaacgcccctaccagtcgagtggaaccaaaacggtcgaaacacgccgccaccattaaactacatcgagcggaacggcgccaatcattccagaaaattctacgcctcgacaaaagtgcattcctcgttcacgcatcaacaaccacatgcgcttacgcatcaacaaccacttccatcaatcattccagaaaattctacgcctcgacaaaagtgcattcctcgcttacgcatcaacaaaccaccaccatcgatcaggtgattccagaaacactataaaaggaggtacaacccaaacaacgccagtcgacccacagcagcaagcgtcgacacacagcagcagaccagtcgacatccagctcctgaccagccaccacttcactacgcggacttggaagatcaaccagccgaacgagccagcaacacactgccgtatccagagacttgctgaacatagccgaataccgagccagcgacactctaccatatccagagactagccgaacatagccgaatgccgagccagcgacactctaccacatccagagacctctgaacgacatacttttaccaacaattaatcatacttgtgtatacgtgttactaccaaataaataccatattcaacatatagctgtattaataccgaacacagacgaacctgtctataatacatggcggactggtggtgaagaagaccttcacaacaagaCTAGATCCCCATAGCATAATCATCGCTCTTGCACAAACATGCAGAATTAATCTCTGGCAACGTCCCATTTgactattccagaagaaagaattCATCGCTCCGAAGTTGAGAAACGAAAACGAGCTTCTTTGTACATATCattactattgtaacaagtgaacataaataaaggatcctcttactaacacaatcagtgttttcataGACCGAGATACTTTGATACACACCTTCCCGCGGTACATTTACAGAATTAAGATTAAACTGTGATTTGACATTGCAACCTTCTCGAATGCGAGCGTCAGATGAGCTGACTCTGATGAGATGCCCGcgaactcctcgcgaagaccacaacCAACGACCACGGCCACGAgggcttttggctcgaacatatgtctagtcgataataataaaaatttcgtaaataaaaagtatttgcgaatatttttgtttgtgtgaccagTTATCATACGaccaatttgtaatttttgggtgtgaccagttttctcgtgaccgattttaggtgaccagttttctcgtgaccagttttagcgtgacgggtgatcacgagtgaccgatctagagcgaccggttgtcctgtaaccggttcacatttgactagtagtccgtttaccttccaagagctattcgacttctcaataaaatcgttggtgccgtgcctgaatgcgatattttccacctaagtgatacgctcacttaggtggaaaatatcggatattattttatcatattcgtcatatttatatttattaaaatgtctttgatatgttttcgtgTTTGaaagaatattcaatattggtgttgGTGTGTGGCttttaacaataatctctttttcattatatggtagagacGCAAATGtcatttttagtacatttttaattaaacaattgcaattgttATTAACAATGGCGATAAATCtacttgcattgttactttggcaATCTATATTGAGGGTCATAATAAATAgtaatttaggacgtaataaattacaattaaataataaaagtgaATAACTTAAGTTAATAAGTACTGatcaagtttataattaattactgataaatttttcatttttttactaaccaaataatttgTTGGCTAGCATTTCTCTGGTATAACTAGTACCAAATTTAGACCAAAGAAGTcactaaaaaaaatagcagGGCAAAGGCAAGTCGTCTGGTTGGTGTCAGAGTAAAAtacagggacgatggagtgcaggctttgtcttggatcagctccggccgagtcttccgtctccatcttccagagaccaggtcctcatccagagcgtctggagcaacgcattcggaccggCTGTCAGATTTATGTAGGTTactggttacaggttacaatactgttgtggacccaattggttctcccaactcttctcaccgctcaatcctattgtttttttcatttcatctgcaggttaaaagaggcgatgggttgccagacacggtgtgtctttcgtgtaagaccaatctcgaattgttgatcagctttcgaaaggcttgttttcgaagccacgaaacgtctcaactgaggttagcTGATTGCTTGAacatcaagactgaagaagttttctTGGAAGATctaatatgggacgatgagccttcacaaTCGACAGTTCACGGAAAGGATAGTGACATTTGCTCAAAGCCATTTCCCAGTGAATCTGAACTTATTTTACACAATCCTGGAGAAAAGCGGTTTCAatgcgacatttgtttaaaatcatttatttataaaaatatgcttgtgagacatttgatatctcacacgggggaaaagccataccattgtgaaatttgtctaaaatcatatactcaaaaatctagcttagagacacataaaaaatcgcatactgggataaaaccacacaaatgtgacatttgttttaaatcattcgtTCGTAGAGatgaacttgtgtcacatttgagaactcacacgggggaaaagccttacaggtgtgaaatttgtctaaaatcatttactcaaaagtttagcctcgagacacataaaaaatcgcatgctgggataaaaccatacaaatgtgacatttgtttaaaatcatatgttcgtaaaaaTGATCTTGGGTCACATTTGGTATCTCACACatgggaaaagccatacaaatgtgacatttgtttaaaattatttacttataaaaataaacttttaatacatataagagctcacacgggggaaaagccttacaggtgtgaaatttgtctaaaatcatttactcaaaaatctagcctcgattcacataaaaaatcgcatgctgggataaaaccacacaaatgtgacatttgtttaaaatcatatgttcgtaaagatgaacttgtgtcacatttgagaactcacacgggggaaaagccttacaggtgtgaaatctgtctaaaatcatttactcaaaaatctagcctcgagACACATAAGAAATTGCATGCtaggataaaaccacacaaatgtaaaatttgtttaaaattattttctcaaaaatcttacctcgtgttacatgaaaaattgcattctgggataaaaccacaccaatgtgacatttgtttaaaatcatttatttataaaaataaacttgtgaTACATTTGAGAACTCACATGCGGGAATAGCCTTACAGGTGTGAAATCTGTCTAAAATCAtatactcaaaaatctagcttagagacacataaaaaatcgcatactgggataaaaccacacaaatgtgacatttgtttaaaatcatttgttcgTAAAGTt
Coding sequences:
- the LOC143912417 gene encoding uncharacterized protein LOC143912417, producing the protein MECRLCLGSAPAESSVSIFQRPGPHPERLEQRIRTGCQIYVKRGDGLPDTVCLSCKTNLELLISFRKACFRSHETSQLRLADCLNIKTEEVFLEDLIWDDEPSQSTVHGKDSDICSKPFPSESELILHNPGEKRFQCDICLKSFIYKNMLVRHLISHTGEKPYHCEICLKSYTQKSSLETHKKSHTGIKPHKCDICFKSFVRRDELVSHLRTHTGEKPYRCEICLKSFTQKFSLETHKKSHAGIKPYKCDICLKSYVRKNDLGSHLVSHTWEKPYKCDICLKLFTYKNKLLIHIRAHTGEKPYRCEICLKSFTQKSSLDSHKKSHAGIKPHKCDICLKSYVRKDELVSHLRTHTGEKPYRCEICLKSYTQKSSLETHKKSHTGIKPHKCDICLKSFVRKVQLVSHLRTHTGEKPYRCEICLKSFTQKYSLETHTKLHAGIKPHKCDICLKSFIRKHKLVTHLISHTGGKALQV